The DNA region CATGCGCAGCACGGGATCGCGTACGTGACGGGCAACGCAGCAAGTTAGCGTTAGCTTCTTCCTGCCAAATCTCACCGGTTCGTGTAGCTGGCTGTCCCGCATCATGTTCAGAGCCGCCGTCCGACTCTCAGTCTCCGGTGTCCGGAGTTTAACCCGTACGCAACCGGGGTGCCAAGGTATTTGTTCACCTCTGaatgttattttgtaatttggttgCTTGCGCTACTGTCAGGGCGAAGTTCTAGCGGAAATCAAGTGTGGCTGTCGGCACATTGCGGTGCCCGCACCTCTAAGCTAGCTAAGGCTAGCTGAAATTATCTTAGCCAGTGTAACTATCACGTATAAATACACGCCGCACTGTTAAACGTATTAGTGTTTCAGTCAGATTATGTAGACTTCGTTCAATAGTGCCATTACCCACATAACGTGAGTATGAGCGGCTATGAAAATGTCCCAGTGTTCAGCTCAGTGGTGCCTGTGTCCTTGCCATGACCCGTTTGGAAGGCTGAGTCTGGGGCCTTGTGGCTCTGCTGCCGATGCTagttgctaacatgctaactagGTTAGTTAAATAGTAGCTGTGTTCATTGTACTTGTCGTTAGGGTTCTTGACATCAAGGTATGGTTTGATGCAGACTATAAGGACCAGGAAACACTCGTTACTCTGATGTTGTCGTGATGTTTTAGCTAAAATTGCTCTGAGTGCTAATTTACATTATCTTTATCAGGAAAGTTAACCGAGGTAGATGTACGTTATTGGGCGATTCCCACATTATCTTACTATATTATAAGAACCATAGTATAAATAGAAATGTCTTGTTGGTCAGAGGGTATTCCGGCTGGTAGGTGCAGTAGGTAGGTCATGTCAGGACGTTGGCAAGGATCCAGCTGCATTAAATTACTAGACAGCATTTGTCGTTTTCCTACTTCACTCAGTGTAGATATCCTTGACTGTGTTTGCCCTTCAACATTACCTGACACTAGATGCCACTGTAAGTGCTGTTAGTGGTCATAAGATTGTCCAACTAAAAGATGTTTTGATTGTGCAGCTCTTTTGGCCTCAAGGTGTTACTCACATGGGAAGCAAGAGACGGATGAGGAGTTTGATGCCCGCTGGGTCACCTATTTCAACAAGCAAGACATTGATGCATGGGAGCTGAGAAAAGGTACGTTTATGGATGACTGTGAAACTGAATCTCTAAAGTTATTTGCGTTGTGAAATTTAAATCTGACACTGAATACATATGTCCAACAGCTATTGCCATATATAGCATAAGGAAGTTATTATCCCTAGTTTAGGCTTGATGGTTGTACTATATTTACCACAAGTCAACAGAGTTAATAGTTACAACTAGTACATTTATGGTCTGATGTGAGATTTGGAGCAAATCAGTGAGGATGACTGCTTCATGacaatattggatttacaggaTTAGTGCAATACTGTGATGAAATtaatttttcattaatttcctGGGTACCTTGGTATCAATAACAGATAACAAACAATACGCTTTCAATATCTTAGTTTTAGGTATGTACACGCTTTGCTATGTTTTTAGCAAAACAATTCAATCCTTTCAAATGTTAAAGGTCAGACAAGTACAAGAACATGTATAAACACTTGTCAAGATGATTAAAATCTGAGCAAGCATTCAGTGCCAGCTTTTGGTACTTCAGTTTTCAATACTTTATGCTAAACTTTTTGGTTACTTGATACCTACCCTCTTAGTTGATGTGTTTGTACCATTCTGATTGGTTAAGGCCACGCTCAGGCCGAAAATAGCACTGTGTGGAAACAATGCTGCGCTCTCATTAATTTGAATCAGACCAGTATGTTGATGCAGTGAGGGTGCCAACGCAGAGGAGtccaacaagaaaaacacaggatTGTCCAGCAAAATAAAGTTGAACCAGGCTCAATTTTGCTGCAACGCAACATTAACTAGCGAAATAAATAGGTGCAAGCGCACGTTTCtggtgatttattttattatggGAACACTATTCCTACTGTTACCTCACTATTTTCACGTCAAAAGATAAAATGATTGACACcatgataactttccagagaaATAAAATCCTGTCACAGAGTATTATAAACAGCTGCGCAGTGTTTTGAcatctgataagccttcagACGCATTCATCTGTTACTCACACTGGACCTCCTGGATTATATTTCTCAGTGGTACCTGGATAATCACACATTCTTTTAATACAGGGCTGTTTTTTATCTGAACGcccactgagagaaaaagagatgtttTAAGTGGCATGAAAGAAAGGGGAATAGGGAAAGACTCATTAACAGGTGAGAAATGATAATTAACATAACAACATTTAAGGATATGGTAGGGGTTATTCCATATTTGTAATTgcaacaaatccaatgaaatgACCGAACCCAGCAGTATGTGACTATCCTACCCTGTGGCTCTCAGTCCGAAGCTCATTGgctcctactgaagatgtaaacctttttaaaacaggCCACTGATATCAAGTTTCATTGTTTAATAGTCTTAGTAACTTCCTAAAACAGCTGTGCAGTGTAGCTTTTAGCGAACATTACTCATATAAATGGTGCAattattggggactattttcagccatggattaatacacatttacacacatgcacagtattTTTGGCTccaggatggtgtgtgtgtgtgtgggatcaattcaaaataaactgcagtgccTGTGTTCATCATAATGAGGGGAAATGTCACCCAGGAACTGTGTGGAGGTCTATGATACAGAGGATAAGATGCAGTTTATCAGACTACACAGAAAGTACCTTATTTATTGGGATCAGTTTATTATTGGGTTTGGTCTATATATAGAATATCAGCCTTACCCTTTTTAATCaacagatgaaatgaaagataTGTGTCCTCTAGTAAAAGCATTGATTTCTATCTCTGTTTTCCAATTAAGAAATGTAATTCCTTCTTTCAGGGATGAACACATTGATTGGCTACGATCTAGTACCCGAGCCAAAGATTGTTGAGGCAGCACTGAGAGCCTGTCGGAGGCTAAATGACTTGGCCAGTGCTATCCGAATTTTGGAAGCTGTGAAGGTGAGAGAAAAGGGCAGCTTCTGAGCTTGGTGCATTGCCAACCAGCATATTTTTCAATTGGTAGTCATAAGTTAATGATTAATGGGTTTTACCATTTCTCATTTCCTCAGGACAAAGCCGGCCCTCGTAAAGACATCTACCCGTACTTGATCCAAGAGCTGAAGCCAACATTAGACGAGCTTGGCATCTCTACACCTGAAGAGCTCGGCATTGATAAGCTGTAGATGAGTATGTATTACAATTCTCTGATTAGTCGCatgtgttgttgcttttttttacCACCAGGTTTGCCACAAGATGACAGTCTaacagaaatgttgtttgtttgtttcagatctAACGACGGTGGATATCCCCGGTACACACAACCCTTGTACTTAAATGTTTGCCTCATATAATACATGTGATATTTAATTTGGCCTTTATTAAGTTCTTTTGCTTGTAAAATATTGGTGAACCTAATAAAGGAAACTGTATCTTTAATGAGTGTCAGGTATTTTGGGATATTTTGAGTACTTGTTGAAGCAATACATTCAGTGCATTTCAAGTTGCTTTGATGGAGAGCGAAGCgtcatgttgtcagtgtgtctggACGTTCTTGTGAGAGTCACATTTTGCCACCAGGGAGCAGCGTTTTcacatgaatgtaaaaaaacaaaacaaaaatcattctACTGTAATCAATCGATAttacatctgttttcatttcagggaAATTTAACATGCTGGTAAAATAAACTTGTTCAAATGGCAAATGGTGTAATGTTATTATCAATATCTGGATTATTGCCTGAAGGGACACTAAATATGACAGCTTACATTATTTATCTGGCAGTGGGAATTCTTACAGTCCATTGACTTGacaggattttaaaaaataatgaaatttaTATATGGATTGTGTTATATGGAGAATACTGGCGTGTTACGCTTACAATCACCATGAATGCTACCTTTAATGGGGTGAACAGGAAATGCATCCAAGGTGTATCAGTTAGCAATCAACAATAACTGGTTAAACCAATAGGTGTACAGTGTCAAACTAATTGTAGTTGAAATATGCACAAttactaaaaacaaacaatatatactTAGAGTATCCTAAGATACTCTTTGACTTGGAGTGGGAGGAtacaaacattttcaataactgataaaaaaaaacaagctacatctattttttcaaatttcaacaTCTCTGATACTGCCTGAGATTTATAAATCAGTAAGTAAACCACTGGTTTACCAGACAAAATAGGAGTAATTGATTATACATATTAATTGAAGTCACTGTTCTGCATCCACTCCTGCTGCGAGGTCACTTTGACTGAATCTATATAAGAGGAACAGATTACAGAGAAGTTTAGGTATTTGAGAGGAATGACTTGAGTTTAGGTCTTGTTTGCTTGCAAGTGCCCTTTTCAAGTCACAACTTGACTGCCAGAGTGTGTTGATAGATTATGTGAAGTAATGTTTCTGCCTCTCAGAAAAAGACATCTTAaacttaatgaaaacaaattatcGACTATGATGATCTGCTCCTATCCTACGAGCAATCCGGTCGTGTGAACAGCCTGTGCCTTGGGCTTTTTATAATGGGTGGGAGTCACTATAACCACTGGTTCCCATAGAAAACATTTCCAGCACTGTCACATATGGTATTGGGCTGATCAAAACAGACGCACACTGGATGTCCAAACCGCTGTTAAAGTTGGTTTTGACCAATCAAAAGtcaaaagtgtttgttttgtttgggctCCAAGAATCCAATTAGAGTGATAAAGTTAATCAGACTACAACACATAAGCTACGTGTTTACCTCAAACAGATGACCTCTGCCAGCCTCTGGGCACTTTTACACACTTTCCCTTACATTTACTTCATCCTGCTCccaaagaaaacagcaggacAAAGACTAATAAACCATGACTTTATAGCcagaatgtgtgaaatgaaaccAATTGAACAGAGGAGACTAAAGAAAGTGTCCTGTGGGTGTGGAGGTCAGACCCAGGTGCAATGTGAAAGAAACAGCTCCAGACTAGGATGTgttttggttgtatttttaGTGGAGGTCGTGTTACCTTAAATGTACAGGATAATAGCAGTGGGTGGGATTTCCTTGTGAAGTGGGTGGGTAGTTCCACCGAGATGCAGGCAAGAAAACCCACTTTACGAGCTTTACGCACGGGGCGGGCCTTTCATTCATCCCAGGTTGGGGGTGTAGGCCACTCAGTCAAAGACAATCAGAGATGTTTGAGTTTCCATGACCAGGGAGGTAGAGCAGTACTTTACCCCTCCTCCAGCTCCGATCACTCCGGCCTCCACACCacagggtcttttttttttttcataaatcaCGTTTGatcagaaaaatgttttctgtttaaaaaaaaccaaaactggTCATGCGACGCGATTTATTTCCGCCGGACGAAAGAAGGAAAAACTAGATAAGACCTGTTGGCGATGATGGATTACTCAAAGGCGCAAATGGTGAGTGTCGACGACTGTTTGTTAACGCTGCCACTCGTGTTTGTTACAGTAACAAAGCGAATGACGATTCGTGGAGACATTTACAGGCACATTTTCACTTTAACGATCAAGTTTTCGTTATCAGGTTAAGTGTTTTGTCGTCATGATCAATATAGGCCTTTTGTTCGCATTTATCTGCACCGTGAAATAAAGTTAATTTTCCATTTGTTAAGCTGAAGACATGAAGGACGTTCTTTCATATTGAAGTAGCTTTTAGGAAGCGAGAACAGAAAATGTTGGTGAGAAATATTTGTATCCTGCTTCTAATTATAAACTATTCTCAGCTGAATTAATGTGGCCTGTTTTCTGCTAATAATCGTCTCAAGCCGTCAAGCTTTGGTTCACTTTAAGCCACCAATAATGTGCTTTCTGAGGCCTCTTTCAAAACGTTTCACTTCAACTTGAATATTTGTTCGGATccaaaaacaaataactttattcagacacacacacctagtaTTTAAACATCATCTCCTTTTAGCCCGTTTGTACTTGTTGCAGTTTCTATCACGTGTAACTTCATCATTTTCTGCAGCATATGAAAGCCAAAACACAGAATCTAACTGTGAACACTGAAGATATGaaatttgatttgtgtttgggttttttttgttcatagTCAAGCTTATCCGAGGAGGGCAGCTCAGCTGGGTGTCCACCCTTCAGTCCTGCTGGGGTGAAGCTGGAGGCGGTgatggagcagctgcagagacaacaAGAGGCTAAACTGGAGATGAACCTCCAAGAGAAACATCTTCTTCAGGCGCAGCTCCTGTTTGCTCAACACGCTGCTGCAGCCAGAGCCTCTGGCTCCAGAATAGACTCTGCATTATTTGGCAAAGCAGATGGACAGACTTATCAAGCAGCTCAACAAGCTTTGAACAGCCATCTGGATCCAGATGAGGAAGACGAAGACTcggatgaggaggaagaggaaatggtGGAGCCAGAAGAGAACgatgaggtggaggaagatgatgatgaggaggaggagaacggGCCTCATCAGCAGGCGAAGAAGCCTCGACTCCAGCAGGTTGCAGGCTTCCCCTTCCCTCCTTATTCCACCTCTCAGTCGTCTGCTGTGAAGCAAATGTCCGACTCTCCACCATCAGCAATAAAACAGGAgcatgaggagaaggaggtgctATCTCCCGCAGGCCAGCAAGCATTCACATCACCCAATGGCTTCACTGACTGGggctatgatgagctctgtaAACAAGTAAGTTATCTTTGATTCGACTGCCCAAATCAAAGCCATGTTGTCTTTTCCTCgctgtattgtattgtaccATCTTTTCTCAGAGATCACAGATAAATCAAACCCCATTGTGATGTCTCTGTCCACTCTTGGATATATTATAGTGATGATAACCTCAATTCATCTGTAACCCTCCTTTGTTAGCTGCTGTGTTCCAACTCTCCTTATTAATTGTTGCCTATTTCCTGCTGAGAGTCGGGCTCACTGCTGCCTGCTCTGCCTCCCGTTCTCTCACATGTGGAGGAAGGAGCGTGTCCCTTTGGCAAGATGCCCAAACGTGATAGTATTTCATTACTGGCCAGGCCAAAGACCTTCTCCTTCTCTTATACTTCACCACATGTCTCACACTTTGGAAGACGCGTTCTGGCCACCGGCCGAGCTAATTGGTCTTGGCTGCGATCCAATCCCAACTGTTCAAAGCAGCCAGTTCGGCTCTAAAAGAGATGGAATTAAAATGAGAGCAGAGGATTAATGAAATGGCCTCAAGTGTGTATTCATGCGCAGGGTTTGCTTCGACTACTGTAAGGAACTGCTGGGTAGGGAGGTggacttttctctctttctatcagATCTCCTTTAACATGAAAAAAGATTAAATATGAGATCTAAAGctaatatttatgttttccaACAGATGTTTGACTACTCGTAGGAAAGAGAGGGTCTCCTCatagttgtttttcttctttatggATTCTTCTTTAATCTGAGTGGTTCCTCTGTGCGTATGTTTCCCTTGAAATGGCCCCAATTCAGTACAATACATTATGATTAATGAGGCGAGGCCTGTGGGCAGAGGGACAGCTGGGTTAGAGCCTTACAGCATACCAGCAAGTAACTACCCATAAAGTTTACTTACAGTAGTTTCAGTGGAGCAGAATGGGCTTTTGGTATTTATCAGATGTTTTACACACGTTCattattttgtgcttttctttcccctctgttGTCTGAGTTTTGTTAAAGGTTGCTGGTTCTCTATAAATTTAAGATCCATGATCGTtcaaaaacctgtgtgtgtagCGCCTTTTAAAACCTTGACAGGCTCAGAAAACTCACTGCTGACGTAGCTGTAGCTCTGTGGATAGCTTTGCATAATTTAGCGGTCGCTTGGCAACACTAAATGGCAGCTTAATTCAGCTGCAAGTAATCAATACATTATATGGCTGCTGCAGTGAgaatgcatttccttttctcaggccggcacacacacacacacacaacagccgGGG from Enoplosus armatus isolate fEnoArm2 chromosome 6, fEnoArm2.hap1, whole genome shotgun sequence includes:
- the LOC139286566 gene encoding cytochrome c oxidase subunit 5A, mitochondrial-like, with translation MFRAAVRLSVSGVRSLTRTQPGCQALLASRCYSHGKQETDEEFDARWVTYFNKQDIDAWELRKGMNTLIGYDLVPEPKIVEAALRACRRLNDLASAIRILEAVKDKAGPRKDIYPYLIQELKPTLDELGISTPEELGIDKL